From Roseburia hominis, the proteins below share one genomic window:
- a CDS encoding DNA translocase FtsK, with protein MASKTSNKKTTNRKTQSKKTGNTRQKTTAARSKAAVKSGTDSFLATEIVIWTTLAVSILLIISNFGVAGFIGDKIADVMQGLFGWIAYVFPILLFCGVSFLISNRGNSVAYIKMIAGVVLTVLLCVTFQLLDDKGGKIGDAVTNLMIPAIGTAGTWVVTIILMVICIVLITEKSILGGVKRSSVKAYGKAREDLQRHQEEAREKKEKRLQMEEERREQRRADHQVSGVSFNTTLEKKEEDVPPKEEPVKKEAKPAAKKATKRTKKNVESVLAGADEAAAKHILEQTGQISLDDVVINRTMPLSARELIPEPEPKEEKGSEHAADPRDEVPGFLKDAMEEAKGASVVVPAEAVRNAEGAASKSKGGKKEKVDVNQAVADVEQTIAQAAPKQKEYHFPPINLLKRGDKNGGDSDAHLRETAMKLQKTLQTFGVNVTITNISCGPSVTRYELQPEMGVKVSKIVGLADDIKLNLAAADIRIEAPIPGKAAVGIEVPNKENTPVMLRDLLESEEFKKSKSKISFATGRDIAGKVVVSDIGKMPHLLVAGATGSGKSVCINTLIMSILYKARPDEVKLIMVDPKVVELSVYNGIPHLMIPVVTDPKKAAGALNWAVAEMTKRYQFFAEYNVRDLKGFNEKVEAIKDIDDPEKLKKMPQIIIIVDELADLMMVAPGEVEEAICRLAQLARAAGIHLVLATQRPSVNVITGLIKANMPSRIAFSVSSGVDSRTIIDMNGAEKLLGKGDMLFYPAGYQKPARVQGAFVSDKEVQAVVEYLKENGETAEYNEEIQNHVNSNLGAVPGSAGGASERDAYFAEAGKFIIEKDKASIGMLQRVFKIGFNRAARIMDQLADAGVVGEEEGTKPRKVLMSMEEFEQYIDEYV; from the coding sequence ATGGCTTCAAAGACAAGTAACAAGAAAACAACCAATCGCAAGACCCAGTCGAAAAAGACCGGGAACACGCGCCAAAAAACGACGGCTGCCAGGAGTAAGGCGGCAGTAAAGAGCGGAACCGATTCATTTCTTGCCACTGAGATTGTAATTTGGACCACATTGGCGGTCAGTATTCTTCTGATCATCAGTAATTTTGGCGTTGCAGGTTTTATCGGAGATAAGATTGCCGACGTGATGCAGGGATTATTTGGCTGGATCGCTTACGTATTTCCAATCCTGCTGTTTTGCGGAGTTTCTTTCCTGATCTCGAACAGGGGAAATTCCGTAGCTTACATAAAAATGATTGCCGGGGTGGTGCTTACTGTTCTGCTCTGTGTTACGTTCCAGCTTTTGGACGATAAGGGCGGAAAGATCGGAGATGCGGTCACGAACCTTATGATTCCGGCAATCGGCACGGCAGGGACCTGGGTTGTGACAATCATTTTGATGGTGATCTGTATCGTTTTGATCACAGAAAAATCTATCCTGGGCGGAGTCAAAAGAAGCAGTGTGAAAGCATATGGAAAAGCACGAGAGGATCTGCAGCGCCATCAGGAAGAGGCGAGGGAGAAGAAAGAGAAGCGTCTTCAGATGGAGGAAGAGAGACGGGAACAAAGACGTGCAGACCATCAGGTATCCGGAGTTTCTTTTAATACGACCTTAGAGAAGAAGGAAGAAGACGTACCGCCGAAGGAGGAGCCGGTTAAAAAAGAGGCAAAGCCTGCTGCAAAGAAGGCGACCAAGAGAACGAAAAAGAACGTGGAGAGCGTACTGGCAGGCGCGGATGAAGCGGCGGCCAAGCATATTCTTGAGCAGACTGGTCAGATTTCCTTAGATGATGTGGTCATCAACCGGACGATGCCGCTTTCTGCAAGAGAACTTATTCCGGAGCCGGAACCGAAGGAAGAGAAAGGATCGGAGCATGCGGCAGACCCTCGCGACGAGGTGCCGGGTTTCTTGAAAGACGCGATGGAAGAAGCAAAAGGAGCTTCCGTAGTCGTGCCTGCCGAAGCGGTGAGAAATGCAGAGGGGGCCGCTTCAAAAAGCAAAGGCGGTAAAAAAGAAAAAGTAGACGTAAATCAGGCAGTGGCTGATGTGGAGCAGACGATCGCGCAGGCAGCACCGAAACAAAAAGAATATCATTTTCCACCTATTAATCTGTTAAAGCGTGGGGACAAGAACGGCGGGGATTCTGACGCGCATCTCAGAGAGACCGCTATGAAATTGCAGAAGACGCTGCAGACCTTCGGGGTCAATGTGACGATCACGAATATCAGCTGCGGTCCATCCGTCACCCGCTACGAGCTTCAGCCGGAGATGGGCGTAAAGGTCAGCAAGATCGTGGGACTTGCCGACGATATTAAGCTGAACCTTGCAGCGGCGGACATCCGTATTGAGGCTCCCATTCCGGGAAAAGCGGCGGTGGGAATCGAAGTTCCGAATAAAGAAAATACACCGGTCATGCTCCGGGATCTGCTGGAATCGGAAGAGTTCAAGAAGAGCAAATCCAAGATTTCCTTTGCCACCGGACGGGATATTGCCGGTAAAGTCGTGGTCTCAGACATAGGAAAAATGCCGCATCTTCTCGTGGCAGGCGCTACCGGTTCGGGGAAATCCGTCTGCATCAACACACTGATCATGAGTATTTTGTACAAGGCAAGACCCGATGAGGTGAAGCTGATCATGGTCGACCCGAAGGTGGTGGAATTAAGCGTATATAACGGAATTCCCCATCTGATGATACCGGTCGTGACGGATCCGAAGAAAGCGGCGGGAGCGCTGAACTGGGCCGTGGCCGAGATGACCAAGAGATATCAGTTTTTCGCGGAATACAATGTCCGTGATCTGAAAGGCTTTAACGAGAAGGTAGAGGCGATCAAGGACATTGACGATCCGGAAAAACTGAAGAAGATGCCGCAGATCATCATTATCGTAGATGAGCTGGCGGACCTGATGATGGTGGCGCCCGGAGAGGTGGAAGAGGCCATCTGCCGCCTGGCACAGCTTGCCAGGGCTGCCGGTATCCATCTGGTGCTGGCGACACAGAGACCTTCCGTCAATGTCATTACGGGACTTATCAAAGCAAATATGCCGTCCAGAATCGCATTTTCTGTTTCGTCGGGAGTGGATTCCCGAACGATCATCGACATGAACGGAGCGGAGAAGCTTTTGGGCAAAGGCGATATGCTGTTCTACCCGGCGGGCTACCAGAAGCCTGCGCGTGTGCAGGGGGCGTTCGTTTCCGATAAAGAGGTACAGGCGGTAGTCGAGTATCTGAAGGAGAACGGAGAGACGGCGGAGTACAACGAAGAGATTCAGAATCATGTGAACAGTAATCTGGGAGCTGTGCCAGGTTCTGCAGGAGGCGCTTCGGAGCGGGATGCCTATTTCGCAGAGGCAGGAAAGTTCATTATCGAGAAGGACAAAGCCTCGATCGGCATGCTCCAGAGGGTGTTCAAGATTGGCTTTAACCGGGCGGCAAGAATCATGGATCAGCTCGCGGACGCCGGCGTTGTAGGCGAGGAAGAGGGCACAAAGCCAAGAAAGGTTTTGATGTCCATGGAAGAATTTGAACAATATATTGATGAATATGTATAA
- a CDS encoding DNA alkylation repair protein, with protein MNQLVEEIKKELIGLVDTKYRDFHSGLLPGVENIMGVRIPELRKLARKIARQDWRAYLAEAACDTYEEIMIQGMVIGYAKMEMEERIRYLDAFAPKIDNWAVCDCCTSTYKFMGQNQEEWFSYCMKQIAIGTEFSVRFGAVSLMDYFINEKWIDQVLSVYDEIHHEGYYVKMAVAWGISMCYVKFPEKTWKFLEGNHLDTFTQNKAIQKIRESYRVPKEEKEELKRLRR; from the coding sequence ATGAATCAACTAGTAGAAGAGATTAAAAAGGAACTTATCGGGCTTGTTGACACCAAATATCGGGATTTCCACTCGGGATTGCTGCCGGGAGTGGAGAACATTATGGGCGTTCGGATACCTGAGCTTCGGAAACTGGCAAGAAAGATTGCCAGGCAGGACTGGCGCGCCTATCTCGCGGAAGCTGCCTGCGATACCTATGAGGAAATTATGATTCAGGGTATGGTGATCGGATATGCGAAGATGGAGATGGAAGAGCGGATTCGCTACCTGGATGCCTTCGCGCCCAAAATCGATAACTGGGCGGTCTGCGATTGCTGCACCAGTACCTACAAATTTATGGGGCAGAATCAGGAGGAATGGTTTTCTTATTGTATGAAGCAGATTGCCATAGGAACCGAATTCAGCGTCCGCTTCGGTGCCGTCTCACTCATGGACTATTTTATTAATGAAAAGTGGATTGATCAGGTATTGTCCGTGTATGACGAGATCCACCATGAAGGATACTATGTAAAGATGGCTGTCGCATGGGGAATTTCCATGTGCTATGTAAAATTCCCAGAAAAGACCTGGAAATTTTTAGAAGGAAACCATCTGGATACATTTACACAAAATAAGGCCATTCAGAAGATACGGGAATCCTACCGGGTACCAAAAGAAGAGAAGGAAGAGCTGAAGAGGTTGCGGAGATGA
- a CDS encoding helix-turn-helix domain-containing protein codes for MNQEKIGAFLKKLRKEKNVTQEQLAEVFGVSNRTISRWENGINMPDLGLLLDIARYYQVGIEEILNGERTVEMRDEKTEETMYKIAEYTNEEKARFTKRLHYLFIVGVAGIILFLVLDEVGLANTAPYEMIASFGLGIALGMLLCGVIFTSRYGARIREAKMRLLHRRR; via the coding sequence ATGAATCAGGAAAAAATAGGAGCATTCTTGAAAAAACTGCGTAAAGAAAAGAATGTTACACAGGAACAACTGGCAGAGGTATTTGGCGTTTCCAATCGCACGATCAGCAGGTGGGAGAATGGAATTAATATGCCGGACCTCGGTCTTTTACTTGATATTGCCAGGTATTATCAGGTGGGAATCGAAGAAATCCTAAACGGAGAAAGGACAGTAGAAATGAGAGATGAAAAAACTGAGGAGACCATGTATAAGATTGCAGAATATACGAATGAGGAGAAGGCAAGATTTACAAAAAGACTGCATTATTTGTTCATCGTCGGAGTAGCCGGAATCATTCTCTTCCTGGTGCTCGACGAGGTCGGACTAGCGAATACCGCACCTTATGAAATGATTGCAAGCTTTGGACTTGGCATAGCCTTGGGTATGCTGCTGTGCGGCGTGATTTTCACGAGCAGATATGGAGCCAGGATTCGCGAGGCAAAGATGAGACTTTTACACAGGAGACGGTAA
- the gltA gene encoding NADPH-dependent glutamate synthase yields MADVLKKVPVREQDPKVRATNFEEVCYGYNQEEAMDEATRCINCKNAQCVKGCPVGINIPGFIQQVKAGNIEEAYKIIGQSSALPAVCGRVCPQESQCEGKCIRGIKGEPVSIGKLERFVADYALEHDIKPVGAEKKNGHKVAVIGSGPSGLTCAGDLAKLGYDVTVFEALHELGGVLVYGIPEFRLPKQKVVAKEIDKVKELGVKFESNVVIGKATTIDQLIEDEGFEAVFIGSGAGLPKFMGIPGENANGVFSANEYLTRSNLMKAFDDTYDTPIVAGKKVAVVGGGNVAMDAARTALRLGAEVHIVYRRSEEELPARVEEVHHAKEEGVQFDLLTNPVEILEEDGWVKGIKCVRMELGEPDASGRRRPVAIEGSEFVIDVDTVIMSLGTSPNPLISSTTEGLEVNKWKCIVADEEFGKTSKEGVYAGGDAVTGAATVILAMGAGKAGAKGIHEYLSNK; encoded by the coding sequence ATGGCAGACGTATTAAAGAAAGTGCCTGTAAGAGAACAGGATCCGAAGGTTCGTGCAACCAACTTTGAAGAAGTATGTTATGGATACAATCAGGAAGAGGCTATGGATGAAGCTACCAGATGTATCAACTGTAAGAACGCGCAGTGTGTAAAAGGATGCCCGGTAGGAATCAATATTCCGGGATTTATCCAGCAGGTAAAAGCAGGAAACATCGAGGAGGCGTACAAGATTATTGGACAGTCCTCAGCGCTTCCGGCAGTCTGTGGACGTGTTTGTCCTCAGGAGTCTCAGTGTGAAGGAAAATGTATCCGTGGTATCAAGGGCGAGCCTGTTTCCATCGGTAAGCTGGAGCGTTTCGTAGCAGACTATGCTCTGGAGCATGATATCAAACCGGTTGGCGCTGAAAAGAAGAACGGACACAAAGTTGCAGTAATCGGTTCCGGCCCGTCAGGTCTTACCTGTGCAGGCGACCTTGCAAAGCTTGGTTATGATGTAACGGTATTTGAAGCTCTTCATGAGCTGGGCGGCGTACTTGTTTACGGTATTCCGGAGTTCCGTCTTCCGAAGCAGAAAGTCGTTGCAAAAGAGATTGATAAAGTAAAAGAACTTGGCGTTAAATTCGAGTCCAACGTGGTAATTGGTAAAGCTACTACCATTGACCAGTTAATCGAAGATGAGGGATTTGAGGCTGTATTCATCGGTTCCGGTGCAGGTCTTCCGAAGTTCATGGGAATTCCTGGCGAAAATGCGAACGGCGTATTCTCTGCAAATGAGTACCTGACCCGAAGCAACCTGATGAAAGCTTTTGATGATACTTATGATACTCCGATCGTAGCAGGCAAGAAGGTTGCTGTTGTCGGCGGTGGTAACGTGGCTATGGACGCTGCAAGAACGGCACTCCGTCTTGGCGCAGAGGTTCATATCGTTTACCGTCGTAGTGAAGAAGAGCTTCCGGCCAGAGTGGAAGAAGTACATCACGCAAAAGAAGAGGGTGTACAGTTCGATCTTCTGACCAATCCGGTTGAGATTCTGGAAGAAGATGGATGGGTAAAAGGTATCAAGTGTGTTCGCATGGAACTTGGCGAGCCAGATGCTTCCGGAAGAAGACGTCCGGTTGCAATCGAAGGTTCTGAGTTCGTAATCGACGTTGATACAGTTATCATGTCACTTGGAACTTCCCCGAACCCGCTGATTTCTTCTACTACCGAAGGTCTTGAGGTCAACAAATGGAAATGTATCGTAGCGGATGAAGAATTCGGTAAGACATCCAAAGAGGGTGTATACGCCGGAGGAGATGCTGTTACAGGTGCAGCTACCGTTATCCTCGCTATGGGCGCTGGTAAGGCTGGAGCAAAAGGTATTCATGAATATCTGTCAAACAAATAA
- the yaaA gene encoding peroxide stress protein YaaA, which produces MKIIISPAKKMKVESDFLGSAGIPCMMNDTRQICEVMKSFSPGELQKIFKANDKITEENYRRYQEMDLDKAITPAVLAYSGLAFNNMAPQVFTDGQWEYVKKNLKILSGFYGILGALDGVVPYRLEMQAKVKVAGKKDLYTFWQNRIYQVLAKELREEEEGPLILNLASKEYSQVIEPFVEEDIRFVTCVFAEYVDGKLITKGTKAKMARGQMVAFLAKENAETLEKVKEFRELGFVWHEELSSEKELVFIEQKSNTPQQATEH; this is translated from the coding sequence ATGAAAATCATTATTTCACCGGCGAAGAAAATGAAGGTAGAGTCAGATTTTCTGGGAAGCGCAGGAATACCTTGCATGATGAACGACACTAGGCAGATTTGTGAGGTAATGAAATCCTTTTCTCCCGGGGAGCTTCAGAAGATTTTCAAAGCCAATGATAAGATCACGGAAGAAAATTATCGCAGATATCAGGAGATGGATCTGGACAAGGCGATCACCCCGGCAGTTCTGGCCTATTCGGGACTGGCGTTTAACAATATGGCCCCGCAGGTATTTACGGACGGGCAGTGGGAATATGTTAAGAAGAATTTGAAAATCCTGAGCGGATTTTATGGGATTTTGGGCGCATTGGACGGCGTGGTGCCTTATCGCCTGGAAATGCAGGCTAAGGTCAAGGTGGCAGGAAAGAAAGATCTGTATACGTTTTGGCAGAATCGGATCTACCAGGTGCTTGCGAAAGAACTTCGGGAAGAGGAGGAGGGTCCGCTGATCCTGAATCTCGCTTCTAAGGAATACAGCCAGGTGATCGAGCCTTTTGTGGAGGAGGATATCCGGTTCGTCACCTGCGTGTTCGCGGAATATGTAGATGGAAAGCTGATTACCAAAGGAACGAAAGCGAAGATGGCCAGAGGGCAGATGGTCGCGTTTTTGGCAAAGGAAAATGCTGAAACTTTGGAAAAAGTGAAAGAATTCAGGGAGCTTGGATTCGTCTGGCATGAGGAGTTATCCAGTGAAAAAGAACTGGTATTTATAGAGCAAAAGTCAAATACCCCGCAGCAAGCTACGGAGCATTGA
- a CDS encoding formate--tetrahydrofolate ligase: protein MKTDIQIAQEAQMAHIRDVAASIGIGEDDLEFYGKYKAKLSDELWDQIKDRPDGKLVLVTAINPTPAGEGKTTTTVGLGQAMAKLNKKAIIALREPSLGPCFGIKGGAAGGGYAQVVPMEDLNLHFTGDFHAITSANNLLAAMLDNHIQQGNALQIDPRQVVWKRCLDMNDRVMRNIVVGLGNKMDGMVREDHFVITVASEIMAILCLADDLDDLKRRLGEIIVAYTFAGEPVTAEQLHATGAMTALLKDAIKPNLIQTLEHTPALVHGGPFANIAHGCNSVRATKMALKLADITITEAGFGADLGAEKFLDIKCRKAGLKPDAIVLVATVRALKYNGGVAKNNLNEENLEALAKGIVNLEKHIENLQKYDVPVVVTLNSFITDTEAEYEYIRKFCEDRGCEFALSKVWEKGGEGGIELANKVIETLENKESHYHPLYADDLSLKEKIETISKEIYGARGVIYEPAAEKQLAKIESMGFGNLPICMAKNQYSLSDDAKLLGRPENFDIHIREVYVSAGAGFVVALTGAIMTMPGLPKVPAADGIDVVEGKITGLF from the coding sequence ATGAAAACAGACATTCAGATCGCGCAGGAGGCACAGATGGCGCATATCCGCGATGTTGCGGCAAGCATCGGAATTGGGGAAGATGATCTTGAGTTTTACGGCAAATACAAGGCAAAACTTTCCGATGAATTATGGGATCAGATTAAGGATCGTCCGGACGGAAAGCTTGTACTTGTAACGGCTATCAATCCGACGCCGGCAGGAGAAGGTAAGACAACGACGACAGTAGGTCTTGGACAGGCTATGGCAAAATTGAACAAAAAAGCAATCATCGCCCTTCGTGAGCCGTCTTTAGGACCGTGCTTTGGTATCAAAGGCGGGGCTGCAGGCGGTGGATATGCCCAGGTCGTTCCGATGGAAGATCTGAATCTGCATTTTACGGGAGATTTCCACGCCATCACATCAGCGAATAACCTTCTGGCAGCAATGCTTGACAACCACATTCAGCAGGGAAACGCCCTTCAGATCGACCCGCGCCAGGTCGTGTGGAAACGTTGTCTTGATATGAATGACCGTGTCATGCGCAATATTGTGGTCGGTCTTGGAAACAAGATGGACGGAATGGTGCGTGAGGATCATTTTGTTATTACTGTTGCTTCTGAAATCATGGCGATCCTCTGTCTGGCAGATGATCTTGACGATTTGAAACGCCGCTTAGGCGAGATCATTGTTGCCTATACATTTGCCGGGGAACCGGTAACGGCAGAACAGCTTCATGCGACCGGAGCGATGACTGCTCTTTTGAAAGATGCCATTAAACCGAACCTGATCCAGACGCTTGAACATACGCCGGCCCTGGTTCACGGTGGTCCTTTCGCAAATATTGCACACGGCTGCAACAGTGTTCGTGCTACCAAGATGGCACTTAAGCTGGCAGATATCACCATCACGGAAGCCGGATTTGGCGCTGACCTTGGCGCAGAAAAATTCCTGGACATCAAATGCCGCAAAGCAGGACTTAAGCCGGATGCAATAGTTTTAGTTGCAACTGTTCGTGCTTTGAAGTATAATGGTGGAGTTGCAAAAAATAATCTGAATGAAGAGAACCTGGAAGCACTGGCAAAAGGCATCGTGAATCTGGAGAAACATATTGAGAACCTTCAGAAATACGATGTGCCGGTGGTAGTTACCTTGAATTCATTCATTACCGATACAGAAGCAGAGTATGAATATATCCGTAAGTTCTGCGAAGACAGAGGCTGCGAGTTCGCACTTTCCAAAGTATGGGAAAAGGGCGGAGAAGGCGGAATCGAACTTGCCAATAAAGTGATTGAGACCCTGGAGAATAAAGAGAGCCATTATCACCCGCTTTATGCAGATGATTTATCATTGAAAGAGAAGATCGAGACGATCAGTAAAGAAATTTATGGGGCTCGCGGCGTGATTTATGAGCCGGCGGCGGAAAAACAGCTTGCCAAGATCGAGAGTATGGGATTTGGAAATCTTCCAATCTGTATGGCAAAGAATCAGTACTCTCTGTCTGACGACGCAAAACTGCTGGGACGTCCTGAGAATTTTGATATCCATATCCGTGAGGTCTATGTCAGCGCCGGAGCAGGCTTTGTGGTCGCGCTTACCGGAGCGATCATGACCATGCCTGGTCTTCCGAAGGTACCGGCGGCTGATGGAATTGATGTGGTAGAGGGAAAGATTACCGGATTATTCTAA
- a CDS encoding pyridoxamine 5'-phosphate oxidase family protein encodes MRRKDREICDIQEILKIVDHCKVCRIGLCDEGKVYIVPVNFGYQFRNEKLVLYMHGAKAGYKYEVMEKNPQVGFEMDCEHELLEAEAACGYGYCFASIIGNGVAELVTDMEEKKEALALLMRQQTGKDFSFGEKEADSVTVWKVTSETFTAKQRK; translated from the coding sequence ATGCGAAGAAAAGACAGGGAAATCTGTGATATACAGGAAATTTTGAAAATTGTTGATCATTGTAAGGTATGTCGGATTGGATTATGCGACGAGGGAAAGGTTTATATCGTTCCGGTAAATTTTGGATATCAGTTCCGGAACGAAAAACTGGTGCTGTATATGCATGGTGCAAAAGCAGGATATAAGTACGAGGTCATGGAGAAAAATCCACAGGTGGGTTTTGAGATGGATTGCGAGCATGAACTGCTGGAAGCAGAGGCTGCCTGCGGGTATGGGTATTGCTTCGCAAGCATAATTGGGAACGGCGTGGCAGAGCTCGTGACGGATATGGAAGAGAAGAAAGAGGCACTTGCGTTATTGATGAGACAGCAGACAGGAAAGGATTTCTCTTTTGGCGAGAAAGAAGCAGATTCTGTAACTGTGTGGAAAGTGACCTCCGAAACATTTACCGCAAAGCAGAGGAAATAA
- a CDS encoding sulfide/dihydroorotate dehydrogenase-like FAD/NAD-binding protein — MYKIRKAEKLADKIFLMDVEAPRVAKHCEPGQFVIVKMDDKGERIPLTICDYDREEGTITIVFQAVGASTEKMTALKAGDSFRDFTGPLGCPSELVSEDMESLKNKKILFVAGGVGAAPVYPQVKWMKAHGIDVDVIVGAKTKDMLILEKEMEAVAGTYYPCTDDGTYGHAGMVTTKIEKLVEEGKKYDVCVAIGPMIMMKFVCLLTKKLEIPTIVSMNPIMVDGTGMCGACRLRVGDEVKFACVDGPEFDGHLVNFDEAMKRQQMYKTEEGRALLKLQEGDTHHGGCGHCGGEE, encoded by the coding sequence ATGTACAAAATAAGAAAAGCTGAAAAATTAGCTGACAAGATTTTTCTTATGGATGTAGAAGCACCCCGTGTTGCAAAGCACTGTGAACCGGGACAGTTTGTAATCGTCAAGATGGATGACAAGGGGGAAAGAATTCCGCTGACAATCTGTGACTATGACAGAGAAGAGGGAACGATCACCATCGTATTCCAGGCTGTCGGAGCATCTACAGAGAAGATGACCGCGCTTAAAGCCGGGGACAGCTTCCGGGATTTCACAGGACCGCTGGGATGTCCTTCCGAGCTTGTCTCTGAGGACATGGAAAGCCTGAAGAACAAGAAGATCCTGTTTGTAGCCGGCGGTGTTGGCGCAGCACCTGTATATCCGCAGGTTAAATGGATGAAAGCACACGGCATTGATGTTGATGTCATTGTTGGTGCTAAGACCAAGGACATGCTGATCCTTGAAAAGGAGATGGAAGCTGTTGCAGGTACCTATTATCCCTGTACAGATGACGGTACATACGGACATGCAGGAATGGTAACCACCAAGATTGAGAAGCTGGTTGAAGAAGGCAAGAAATACGATGTATGTGTTGCAATCGGACCGATGATCATGATGAAGTTTGTCTGCCTGCTTACAAAGAAACTGGAGATCCCGACGATCGTCAGCATGAACCCGATCATGGTAGACGGAACCGGTATGTGTGGCGCATGCCGTCTGCGTGTAGGTGATGAGGTTAAATTTGCATGTGTTGACGGACCGGAGTTCGACGGACACCTTGTGAACTTTGACGAAGCTATGAAGAGACAGCAGATGTACAAGACTGAAGAAGGCAGAGCATTGTTAAAATTACAGGAAGGTGACACACATCACGGTGGATGTGGTCATTGCGGAGGTGAAGAGTAA
- a CDS encoding chitobiase/beta-hexosaminidase C-terminal domain-containing protein: MKCMNCGAEIPEGRLICPGCGREVQIVPDYNPLDDVLTAQVKGAISKTMSLYQDGQPEVRRSTDRMPSPRGANERGRTGYVTGNQRTGKRAPQGSTGRGRTGRVAQGNTGRGRTGRVSQGTGKSAKISREEQELRRRQAEKRRMMAKKKRMRTILILAVILAACVGIVFFLYQNSYSGLIGRGNKDLDAKEYAAATEKFEKAMKKDKKRGEAYSGLAAVYIEQDDLEKAEQMFLEALKDYPSNVEIYRAAIQFYCDTKQENKVSDLLDACSSDAVLSELSEFVSDTPQFSLDATKEYDDIQALELTGDGKAIYYTTDSTDPTTSSTKYTEPIKLDEGETEVRAISVNEKGIPSLVASRTYIIRFPVADAPAVTPSTGQYEGSQKIEVVVPAGYEAHYTMDATTPTENSDLYEGPIDMPKGKTIFSVVLVDKKGRLSDVTIRNYERTE; encoded by the coding sequence ATGAAATGTATGAATTGCGGAGCAGAAATACCGGAGGGCAGACTTATTTGCCCCGGATGTGGCAGGGAAGTACAAATCGTGCCTGATTACAATCCATTAGATGATGTTCTGACTGCGCAGGTAAAGGGTGCAATCAGCAAGACCATGTCCCTCTATCAGGACGGGCAGCCCGAAGTGCGCCGAAGCACTGACCGCATGCCATCACCAAGAGGTGCAAATGAAAGAGGACGCACCGGATATGTGACTGGAAATCAGCGGACAGGCAAAAGAGCGCCACAGGGAAGCACCGGCAGAGGACGCACGGGCAGAGTAGCGCAGGGGAATACCGGCAGAGGACGCACCGGCAGAGTATCACAGGGAACCGGAAAGTCTGCGAAAATATCGCGGGAAGAGCAGGAACTGCGTCGGCGTCAGGCGGAGAAAAGGCGCATGATGGCCAAAAAGAAACGTATGCGGACCATCCTCATTCTTGCAGTGATTCTGGCCGCCTGTGTGGGAATTGTTTTTTTCCTGTACCAGAATTCCTACAGCGGTCTGATCGGACGTGGAAATAAGGATCTGGACGCGAAAGAGTATGCTGCTGCAACGGAAAAATTTGAGAAAGCTATGAAGAAAGATAAAAAGCGGGGCGAAGCATATTCTGGTCTGGCGGCAGTCTATATTGAACAGGATGATTTGGAAAAAGCGGAGCAGATGTTTTTAGAGGCGCTCAAAGATTATCCTTCTAATGTAGAGATTTACCGTGCTGCAATTCAGTTTTATTGTGATACAAAACAGGAGAACAAGGTTTCTGATCTGCTTGATGCATGTTCCAGTGATGCAGTATTATCGGAGTTGAGTGAATTTGTTTCAGATACGCCTCAGTTCAGCCTTGATGCGACGAAAGAGTATGATGATATTCAGGCGCTGGAGCTTACCGGCGATGGGAAAGCGATTTACTATACTACAGATAGTACAGACCCGACTACTTCCAGCACAAAATATACGGAACCGATCAAGTTAGATGAAGGAGAAACGGAAGTGCGGGCAATTTCTGTCAATGAAAAGGGGATTCCGAGCCTTGTCGCCTCCAGAACCTATATTATAAGGTTTCCCGTTGCGGATGCACCGGCAGTAACGCCGTCCACGGGGCAGTATGAAGGCAGTCAGAAGATTGAAGTGGTAGTGCCGGCCGGCTATGAAGCGCATTATACTATGGATGCGACAACACCGACGGAGAACTCTGACCTCTATGAGGGGCCGATCGATATGCCGAAAGGAAAGACCATATTCAGTGTGGTGCTGGTGGATAAAAAGGGCCGCTTAAGCGATGTTACGATACGGAATTACGAGCGCACAGAATAG